From Desulfomonilia bacterium, one genomic window encodes:
- a CDS encoding aromatic amino acid transport family protein, with translation MENKNLTFIEASSIVTGYGIGGGVMAAPYLASLSGIIPTLIILLLAFGISLIFHLMTAEIMLRDGHNEQIIEMFSKYMLKGTITKYILWFLFAVIVLSFIASLSAFIAGGGENINNLFPAIPLWAAHCIVYLIAAGVVFFGLKAIGISEKYGVSAIFVFVIILLIASLRHGLSFRPEVTGAFKYQMALFGMMMFSFFALFSVPQVVKGLSWNKKLIPKAVAFGMALNCIIIFAIVMICVGASGHVTRFAMNGLANSIGGWIKYFSSLFVLLAMLTTYWSVSFALAVVVQERLGWGQRISWLVATLPSFIVVISRATDFLGFMQIAGGTIAILIVIMMIPLYNIVKKQGAVKEPEWQLDFFGKPVFQALVIIAFILMAAGSLVKVD, from the coding sequence ATGGAGAATAAAAACCTGACTTTTATTGAGGCCTCTTCAATTGTTACTGGATACGGCATAGGCGGAGGGGTAATGGCCGCACCATATCTGGCCTCTCTTTCCGGTATTATTCCCACTCTCATTATCCTGTTGCTGGCATTCGGCATCAGCCTGATATTTCATCTGATGACTGCTGAAATCATGTTGAGGGACGGTCACAATGAACAGATAATAGAAATGTTCAGCAAGTACATGCTGAAGGGTACAATAACAAAATATATATTGTGGTTTCTGTTCGCCGTAATAGTTCTCTCTTTCATAGCGAGCCTTTCAGCATTTATTGCGGGCGGGGGAGAGAACATAAACAATCTGTTCCCTGCCATTCCACTATGGGCCGCCCACTGTATTGTTTATCTTATTGCGGCGGGCGTTGTATTTTTCGGTCTGAAAGCCATAGGCATAAGCGAAAAGTATGGTGTTTCGGCGATATTTGTATTCGTGATAATCCTGCTTATCGCCTCACTAAGACACGGTCTCTCCTTCAGGCCCGAAGTTACTGGGGCGTTCAAATACCAGATGGCCCTGTTCGGTATGATGATGTTCAGCTTTTTCGCCCTGTTTTCGGTTCCACAGGTTGTTAAGGGGCTCTCATGGAACAAAAAGCTCATACCGAAGGCCGTGGCTTTCGGTATGGCTTTGAACTGCATCATCATATTTGCCATTGTCATGATCTGTGTAGGTGCTTCCGGCCATGTAACCAGGTTCGCCATGAACGGCCTGGCAAATTCTATCGGCGGCTGGATTAAGTATTTCAGTTCACTCTTCGTTCTGCTGGCAATGCTAACCACATACTGGTCGGTTTCTTTTGCCCTGGCTGTGGTAGTGCAGGAAAGGCTTGGCTGGGGACAGAGAATTTCATGGCTTGTGGCGACGCTCCCCTCATTTATCGTCGTCATATCAAGGGCCACCGATTTTCTGGGTTTCATGCAGATTGCAGGCGGAACGATAGCAATCCTTATAGTTATAATGATGATACCTCTTTATAATATCGTAAAAAAGCAGGGTGCAGTAAAAGAACCTGAATGGCAGCTTGACTTTTTCGGCAAACCTGTCTTTCAGGCGCTGGTGATAATCGCATTCATATTG